Proteins encoded by one window of Streptomyces sp. LX-29:
- a CDS encoding ABC transporter permease, with protein MWVRSTMAYRTSFVIMTLGNLIANALDFVAITLMFSHVEALGGFSLAEVAFFYGTSCTAFGLADLLLGNLGRVGRRVRDGTMDSLLVRPAPILAQVAADRFALRRVGRLVQGLLVLVWATPRIDVDWTWDRLLLLPLMVVGGTAIFGAVFVAGAAFQFWANDASEVQNSFTYGGNALLQYPPTVFATELLRGVTFVVPLAFVNWLPALYILDRDDPTGLPDWAAFGAPPVAVGCCALAGLAWRAGLRAYRSTGS; from the coding sequence ATGTGGGTGCGCTCCACGATGGCCTACCGCACCTCGTTCGTGATCATGACGCTGGGCAATCTGATCGCCAACGCCCTGGACTTCGTCGCGATCACCCTGATGTTCTCGCACGTGGAGGCGCTCGGCGGGTTCTCGCTGGCGGAGGTGGCCTTCTTCTACGGGACCAGCTGCACCGCCTTCGGCCTGGCCGACCTGCTGTTGGGCAACCTGGGCCGGGTGGGCCGGCGGGTGCGGGACGGCACGATGGACAGCCTGCTGGTGCGGCCCGCGCCGATCCTGGCCCAGGTCGCCGCCGACCGCTTCGCGCTGCGCCGGGTGGGCCGGCTCGTCCAGGGCCTGCTGGTGCTGGTCTGGGCGACACCCCGCATCGACGTCGACTGGACCTGGGACCGGCTGCTGCTCCTGCCGCTCATGGTGGTCGGCGGAACGGCCATCTTCGGGGCGGTCTTCGTGGCCGGGGCGGCCTTCCAGTTCTGGGCCAACGACGCCTCCGAGGTGCAGAACTCGTTCACCTACGGCGGCAACGCGCTGCTCCAGTACCCGCCCACCGTCTTCGCCACCGAGCTGCTGCGCGGCGTCACCTTCGTCGTCCCGCTGGCCTTCGTCAACTGGCTGCCCGCGCTGTACATCCTGGACCGGGACGACCCGACGGGCCTGCCGGACTGGGCCGCGTTCGGGGCGCCGCCGGTCGCCGTCGGCTGCTGCGCGCTGGCGGGGTTGGCCTGGCGGGCGGGGCTTCGGGCGTACCGCAGCACGGGCAGCTGA
- a CDS encoding co-chaperone GroES has protein sequence MLHDRVLVRTDIPEGERRSSGGIVIPATAAVGRRLAWAEVVAVGQSVRTVEPGDRVLYDPEDRAEVEVRGVAYVLMRERDLHAVAAERLEGSEDSTGLYL, from the coding sequence ATGCTGCACGACCGGGTGCTGGTCCGTACCGACATCCCGGAGGGCGAGCGGCGCTCGTCCGGCGGCATCGTGATTCCGGCCACGGCGGCGGTGGGCCGGCGGCTGGCCTGGGCCGAGGTGGTCGCGGTCGGGCAGAGCGTACGCACCGTGGAGCCGGGCGACCGGGTGCTCTACGACCCGGAGGACCGGGCCGAGGTGGAGGTCCGCGGGGTGGCCTACGTGCTGATGCGGGAGCGCGATCTGCACGCGGTCGCGGCCGAGCGGCTGGAGGGGTCCGAGGACTCCACGGGGCTGTACCTGTAA
- a CDS encoding DUF1707 domain-containing protein, producing the protein MRASDAERERVAEALREAVAEGRLDMDEFTERLDAAYRARTHGELEPLVRDLPAPGTVAAVARPAPAVPAPGDRVGGPPSSRRGIAVMGGFSRRGRWTVARRFTAFAFWGGGEIDLREARFEEREVVIRCFALMGGIEVTVDPDVDVRVNGVGIMGGFDHSGSGQGIPDGPRVIVTGLALMGGVGVRRKLPQAELKRLKGERGKLGRGD; encoded by the coding sequence ATGCGCGCGTCCGACGCGGAACGGGAGCGGGTGGCCGAGGCGCTGCGTGAGGCCGTCGCCGAGGGGCGGCTGGACATGGACGAGTTCACGGAGCGGCTGGACGCCGCCTATCGCGCCCGCACCCACGGCGAGCTGGAGCCGCTGGTCCGGGATCTGCCGGCCCCGGGCACCGTCGCCGCGGTCGCCCGCCCCGCGCCCGCCGTGCCCGCACCGGGCGACCGCGTCGGCGGCCCGCCCAGCTCCAGGCGCGGCATCGCCGTCATGGGCGGCTTCAGCCGCAGGGGCAGGTGGACGGTGGCCCGGCGCTTCACCGCCTTCGCCTTCTGGGGCGGCGGCGAGATCGACCTGCGCGAGGCCCGCTTCGAGGAGCGCGAGGTCGTCATCCGCTGCTTCGCCCTCATGGGCGGCATCGAGGTCACCGTCGACCCCGACGTCGACGTCCGGGTCAACGGCGTGGGCATCATGGGCGGCTTCGACCACAGCGGCTCCGGCCAGGGCATCCCCGACGGCCCCCGCGTCATCGTCACCGGCCTCGCCCTCATGGGCGGCGTCGGCGTGCGACGCAAGCTCCCCCAGGCCGAGCTGAAGCGACTGAAGGGCGAACGCGGGAAACTCGGCCGGGGCGACTGA
- a CDS encoding transglycosylase domain-containing protein — translation MSDEPHKQEPPRSKDGGEQASGSASDSGSRSDTPWASRKDSTTAGGGEAVGEKRERHGDSDGGERPGTAGARRGEMSERPSGGTPKPTVPPAPTQAPKPVPNQAPRSTQAQAQAPASKPAQAPAPNQAPAPNQAPAPNQAPAPSRAPAPRAKPAAAATPPRVPKPTPGAAPAAPAAGGPVPPAGGPSAGDASALDALNAAVAKNAAAGDASPDAATRAVPAAKQGSAGQATAEAASAAAAAGPAASDGKSSKSGKDGKGKGKAKRTRPKRTGWRRLVPTWRMVLGTFLLIVLLIGGALVTGYLLVDIPKANAAATAQSNVYLYSDGSVLARQGKVNRENIKLSQVPKSVQQAVLAAEDRDFYSESAVNPTAMLRAAWNTATGKGKQSGSTITQQYVKNYYLDQDQTVTRKAREFFIAIKLDNEVSKDDILEGYLNTSYFGRNAYGIQAAAQAYYGKDVEKLSTAEGAYLATLLNAPSAYDVVAHPQSKKAATARWAYVMDGMVKEGWLDSAEREKAKFPTPGKLRPQSGMSGQRGYLVEAVQDYLISNGVIDEQTLARGGYRITTTIDKKRQNAFVDAVQGQLLSKLSKDRKVDRYVRAGGASIDPKTGKVVALYGGVDYTKQFVNNATRRDYQVGSTFKPFVFTSASQNGSTTQDGVRITPNTVYDGTSQRPVVGWSGGRYAPENEDHANYGPVTVTKATDKSVNSVYAQMAVDVGPEKVKETAIELGLPEKTPDLNPYPSIALGTATASVLDMTEAYATLANHGKSDGHILVTKITKDGSELQLPDRDPSRQAVPRSAADATTSILRSVVESPGGTGYNAKAAGRPAAGKTGTAEEDKAAWFAGFTPDLATVVAVMGQDSNTGAQKPLYGATGLPRINGGGYPAQIWAAYTADALKGKPAKEFDLSVEGGPAVPEIPPATTTTEPTDEPSTAPPTTEAPPTTEAPTTPPTIEPTLTPPTLPTQLPTFTPPTLPPTGGTGGPGGPGGTGGTEEPGDPGTDPTLF, via the coding sequence ATGAGCGACGAGCCCCACAAGCAGGAACCCCCACGGTCGAAGGACGGCGGCGAGCAGGCTTCCGGTTCCGCCTCCGACTCTGGTTCCCGCTCCGATACCCCCTGGGCTTCCCGGAAGGACAGCACCACCGCCGGCGGCGGCGAGGCCGTCGGCGAGAAGCGTGAGCGGCACGGCGACAGCGACGGTGGCGAGCGGCCCGGCACGGCCGGTGCGCGACGTGGCGAGATGAGCGAGCGGCCTTCCGGAGGCACGCCGAAGCCGACCGTGCCCCCGGCCCCGACCCAGGCTCCGAAGCCCGTCCCGAACCAGGCTCCGAGGTCGACCCAGGCCCAGGCGCAGGCTCCGGCCTCGAAGCCGGCCCAGGCCCCCGCCCCGAACCAGGCCCCCGCCCCGAACCAGGCCCCCGCCCCGAACCAGGCCCCCGCCCCGAGCCGGGCTCCGGCGCCGCGGGCGAAGCCGGCCGCGGCGGCCACCCCGCCGCGGGTCCCGAAGCCGACGCCCGGCGCCGCCCCGGCCGCGCCCGCCGCGGGCGGCCCGGTGCCCCCCGCCGGCGGCCCCTCCGCCGGTGACGCCAGCGCGCTCGACGCTCTCAACGCCGCCGTCGCCAAGAACGCCGCGGCCGGCGACGCCTCCCCGGACGCCGCCACCCGCGCCGTGCCCGCCGCCAAGCAGGGCTCCGCGGGCCAGGCCACGGCCGAGGCGGCCTCCGCGGCCGCCGCCGCGGGCCCGGCCGCGAGCGACGGGAAGAGCTCCAAGAGCGGGAAGGACGGGAAGGGCAAGGGCAAGGCCAAGCGCACCCGCCCCAAGCGCACCGGCTGGCGCCGGCTCGTCCCCACCTGGCGGATGGTGCTCGGCACCTTCCTGCTGATCGTGCTGCTCATCGGCGGCGCCCTGGTGACCGGCTACCTCCTGGTCGACATCCCCAAGGCCAACGCCGCGGCGACCGCGCAGAGCAACGTCTATCTCTACTCGGACGGCTCCGTGCTCGCCCGCCAGGGCAAGGTCAACCGGGAGAACATCAAGCTCAGCCAGGTCCCCAAGAGCGTGCAGCAGGCCGTGCTGGCCGCCGAGGACCGGGACTTCTACTCCGAGTCCGCGGTCAACCCCACGGCGATGCTCCGCGCCGCCTGGAACACCGCCACCGGCAAGGGCAAGCAGTCCGGCTCCACCATCACCCAGCAGTACGTCAAGAACTACTACCTGGACCAGGATCAGACGGTCACCCGTAAGGCCAGGGAGTTCTTCATCGCCATCAAGCTGGACAACGAGGTGAGCAAGGACGACATCCTCGAGGGCTACCTCAACACCAGCTACTTCGGCCGGAACGCGTACGGCATCCAGGCCGCGGCGCAGGCGTACTACGGCAAGGACGTCGAGAAGCTCAGCACCGCGGAGGGCGCGTACCTGGCGACGCTGCTCAACGCGCCGAGCGCCTACGACGTGGTGGCCCACCCGCAGAGCAAGAAGGCGGCCACCGCCCGTTGGGCGTACGTGATGGACGGCATGGTCAAGGAGGGCTGGCTGGACTCCGCCGAGCGGGAGAAGGCGAAGTTCCCGACCCCCGGCAAGCTCCGCCCCCAGTCCGGCATGTCCGGCCAGCGCGGCTACCTCGTCGAGGCCGTCCAGGACTACCTGATCAGCAACGGCGTCATCGACGAGCAGACGCTGGCGCGCGGCGGTTACCGCATCACCACCACCATCGACAAGAAGCGGCAGAACGCCTTCGTCGACGCGGTCCAGGGCCAGCTGCTGAGCAAGCTCAGCAAGGACCGCAAGGTGGACCGGTACGTGCGTGCCGGCGGCGCGTCGATCGACCCGAAGACCGGCAAGGTCGTCGCGCTCTACGGCGGCGTCGACTACACCAAGCAGTTCGTCAACAACGCCACCCGGCGTGACTACCAGGTCGGCTCCACCTTCAAGCCGTTCGTCTTCACCTCGGCCTCGCAGAACGGCTCCACCACCCAGGACGGCGTCCGGATCACCCCCAACACCGTCTACGACGGCACCAGCCAGCGCCCGGTCGTCGGCTGGAGCGGCGGCAGGTACGCCCCGGAGAACGAGGACCACGCCAACTACGGGCCGGTCACGGTCACCAAGGCCACCGACAAGTCCGTCAACTCGGTCTACGCCCAGATGGCGGTGGACGTCGGCCCGGAGAAGGTCAAGGAGACCGCGATCGAGCTGGGGCTGCCGGAGAAGACCCCGGACCTCAACCCGTACCCCTCGATCGCGCTCGGCACCGCCACCGCCAGCGTCCTGGACATGACCGAGGCGTACGCCACCCTGGCCAACCACGGCAAGAGCGACGGACACATCCTCGTCACGAAGATCACCAAGGACGGCTCGGAGCTCCAGCTGCCGGACCGCGACCCGAGCCGCCAGGCCGTGCCGCGCTCCGCGGCCGACGCCACCACCTCGATCCTGCGCAGCGTCGTGGAGTCGCCCGGCGGCACCGGCTACAACGCCAAGGCCGCCGGCCGTCCGGCGGCGGGCAAGACCGGTACCGCGGAGGAGGACAAGGCCGCCTGGTTCGCGGGCTTCACCCCCGACCTGGCGACCGTGGTCGCGGTGATGGGCCAGGACTCCAACACCGGCGCCCAGAAGCCGCTCTACGGGGCGACGGGCCTGCCGCGCATCAACGGCGGCGGCTACCCGGCCCAGATCTGGGCCGCGTACACCGCCGACGCCCTGAAGGGGAAGCCGGCCAAGGAGTTCGACCTGAGCGTGGAGGGCGGCCCGGCGGTGCCGGAGATCCCGCCGGCCACGACCACCACCGAGCCGACCGACGAGCCGAGCACCGCGCCGCCGACGACGGAGGCGCCGCCGACGACGGAGGCGCCCACCACGCCGCCGACCATCGAGCCCACCCTCACCCCGCCGACCCTGCCCACCCAGCTGCCCACCTTCACCCCGCCCACCCTGCCGCCCACGGGCGGTACCGGGGGCCCGGGCGGGCCGGGCGGCACCGGTGGGACGGAGGAACCGGGGGATCCGGGGACCGATCCGACGCTCTTCTAG
- a CDS encoding PTS transporter subunit EIIC, translating into MSTATATAAPAPAKKKWGSGLMQGLQKVGRSLQLPIAVLPAAGILLRLGQKDVFGPDGLGWDKVASVFSTAGDAVFANLPLLFCVGVAIGFAKKADGSTALAALVGFLVYKNVLTAFPVTEAVVQKGADTPATYNDPKVFGGIIMGLLSAVIWQRFHRTKLVDWLGFFNGRRLVPIIMAFVGTAMGVLFGLVWEPVGDVITDFGEWMTGLGAAGAGVFGLVNRALLPIGMHQFVNTVAWQEIGSFKDSTGAVWHGDLNRFFHGDPTAGQFMGGFFPIMMFALPAAALAIAHCARPERRKAVLGMMISLALTSFVTGVTEPIEFAFMFLAPALYVVHAVLTAVSMTLTWALGVHHGFTFSAGAIDYFLNWNLASKPWMIIPIGLVFAAIYYTVFRFAILKFNLATPGREPEEEIEDITKA; encoded by the coding sequence ATGAGTACGGCCACCGCCACGGCGGCGCCCGCGCCCGCGAAGAAGAAGTGGGGCTCCGGCCTGATGCAGGGCCTGCAGAAGGTGGGTCGCAGTCTGCAGCTGCCGATCGCCGTCCTGCCCGCCGCCGGCATCCTGCTCCGCCTCGGTCAGAAGGACGTCTTCGGTCCCGACGGCCTGGGCTGGGACAAGGTCGCCTCCGTGTTCTCCACCGCCGGTGACGCGGTCTTCGCCAACCTGCCGCTGCTGTTCTGCGTCGGCGTGGCGATCGGCTTCGCCAAGAAGGCCGACGGCTCCACGGCGCTCGCCGCGCTGGTGGGCTTCCTGGTCTACAAGAACGTGCTGACCGCCTTCCCGGTCACCGAGGCGGTGGTCCAGAAGGGCGCGGACACCCCGGCGACCTACAACGACCCCAAGGTCTTCGGCGGCATCATCATGGGTCTGCTGTCCGCCGTGATCTGGCAGCGATTCCACCGCACCAAGCTGGTCGACTGGCTGGGCTTCTTCAACGGCCGCCGGCTGGTCCCGATCATCATGGCCTTCGTGGGCACCGCCATGGGCGTGCTCTTCGGCCTCGTCTGGGAGCCCGTCGGCGACGTCATCACCGACTTCGGCGAGTGGATGACCGGTCTGGGCGCCGCCGGCGCCGGCGTCTTCGGCCTGGTCAACCGCGCCCTGCTGCCGATCGGCATGCACCAGTTCGTGAACACCGTGGCCTGGCAGGAGATCGGCTCCTTCAAGGACTCCACCGGCGCGGTCTGGCACGGCGACCTGAACCGCTTCTTCCACGGCGACCCGACCGCCGGTCAGTTCATGGGCGGCTTCTTCCCGATCATGATGTTCGCCCTCCCGGCCGCCGCCCTGGCGATCGCGCACTGCGCCCGCCCCGAGCGCCGCAAGGCCGTGCTGGGCATGATGATCTCGCTGGCGCTGACCTCCTTCGTCACCGGCGTCACCGAGCCCATCGAGTTCGCCTTCATGTTCCTCGCCCCGGCGCTCTACGTGGTCCACGCGGTGCTCACCGCCGTCTCCATGACCCTGACCTGGGCCCTGGGCGTGCACCACGGATTCACCTTCTCCGCCGGCGCGATCGACTACTTCCTGAACTGGAACCTCGCCAGCAAGCCATGGATGATCATCCCGATCGGCCTGGTGTTCGCGGCCATCTACTACACGGTCTTCCGCTTCGCGATCCTCAAGTTCAACCTCGCCACCCCGGGCCGTGAGCCCGAGGAGGAGATCGAGGACATCACCAAGGCGTAG
- a CDS encoding DUF3618 domain-containing protein, with translation MADGRTPAQIEADIARRRQELAVTLDEIGVRVHPKTIIGDAKAKAAETVDRTAGRAYVAAQRAVTQVRAQLVAEDGSPRMERIVPVALLAVGVIGLLVTSSRRHDA, from the coding sequence GTGGCGGATGGCAGGACCCCTGCGCAGATCGAGGCGGACATCGCCCGCAGGCGGCAGGAGCTCGCCGTGACGCTCGACGAGATCGGCGTCCGGGTGCACCCCAAGACGATCATCGGCGACGCCAAGGCGAAGGCCGCCGAAACGGTGGACCGCACCGCCGGGCGGGCGTACGTGGCCGCGCAGCGCGCGGTCACCCAGGTGCGCGCCCAGTTGGTCGCCGAGGACGGGTCCCCGCGGATGGAGCGGATCGTCCCGGTGGCGCTGCTCGCCGTCGGGGTGATCGGCCTGCTGGTGACCTCCTCGCGGCGCCACGACGCATGA
- a CDS encoding SMR family transporter: MAWILLVVAGLLEVGWSVGMKYTEGFTRLWPSVFTGAAIVASMLLLAQAARSLPIGTAYGVWVGIGAAGAAVLGMTLLGEPATAARVFFVALLLVAVVGLKATSGH, translated from the coding sequence ATGGCCTGGATCCTGCTCGTCGTCGCCGGACTGCTGGAGGTCGGCTGGTCGGTCGGGATGAAGTACACCGAGGGCTTCACCCGGCTGTGGCCCAGCGTCTTCACCGGTGCCGCGATCGTCGCCAGCATGCTGCTGCTCGCCCAGGCCGCCAGGAGCCTGCCCATCGGCACCGCCTACGGCGTCTGGGTGGGCATCGGCGCCGCCGGCGCCGCGGTGCTCGGCATGACCCTGCTGGGCGAGCCCGCCACCGCCGCCCGGGTCTTCTTCGTCGCTCTGCTGCTGGTGGCCGTGGTCGGCCTCAAGGCGACCTCGGGCCACTGA
- a CDS encoding ABC-2 family transporter protein, whose amino-acid sequence MRLYASVAKSGFRRYATYRIATAAGVFTNTVFGFIWAYTYTALWDQRPHLGGYDVSQAITFVWVGQALLATAALMGGGFQEELQERIRTGDIAVDLYRPVDLQLWWLAGDLGRALFQLLGRGVAPMACGALVFELALPTAPLTWLAFLLSVTLGVLVGFAVRYLVALAAFWLLDGSGLNMLSSLLCLFFSGMILPLNLFPGTLGEIARALPWSAMLQVPADVLLGRHRGAGLAEALAFQLGWAAVLLAAGRALQSLATRKVVVQGG is encoded by the coding sequence ATGCGGCTGTACGCGTCCGTCGCGAAGAGCGGGTTCAGACGCTACGCGACGTACCGGATCGCCACCGCGGCAGGGGTGTTCACCAACACCGTCTTCGGTTTCATCTGGGCCTACACCTATACCGCACTGTGGGACCAGCGTCCGCACCTCGGCGGTTACGACGTGTCCCAGGCGATCACCTTCGTCTGGGTCGGACAGGCCCTGCTGGCCACCGCCGCGTTGATGGGCGGCGGCTTCCAGGAGGAACTCCAGGAGCGGATCAGGACCGGCGACATCGCCGTCGACCTCTACCGCCCGGTCGACCTCCAGTTGTGGTGGCTGGCGGGCGATCTGGGCCGGGCGCTCTTCCAACTGCTGGGGCGGGGCGTGGCACCGATGGCCTGCGGGGCACTGGTCTTCGAACTCGCCCTGCCCACCGCCCCGCTCACCTGGCTGGCCTTCCTGCTCTCGGTGACGCTCGGCGTGCTCGTCGGCTTCGCGGTGCGCTACCTCGTCGCGCTCGCCGCGTTCTGGCTGCTCGACGGCTCCGGGCTCAACATGCTCAGCAGCCTGCTCTGCCTCTTCTTCTCCGGGATGATCCTGCCGCTCAACCTCTTCCCCGGCACGCTCGGCGAGATCGCCCGGGCGCTGCCCTGGTCGGCGATGCTCCAGGTCCCCGCCGACGTGCTGCTCGGCCGGCACCGGGGCGCCGGGCTGGCCGAGGCGCTGGCCTTCCAACTCGGGTGGGCGGCGGTACTGCTGGCCGCCGGCCGCGCGCTCCAGTCCCTCGCCACCCGGAAGGTGGTCGTTCAGGGTGGCTGA
- the rph gene encoding ribonuclease PH, with the protein MSRIDGRTPDQLRDVTIQRGWSKHAEGSVLISFGDTRVLCTASVTEGVPRWRKGSGEGWVTAEYAMLPRATNTRGDRESVRGKIGGRTHEISRLIGRSLRAVIDYKALGENTVVLDCDVLQADGGTRTAAITGAYVALADAVSWAREKKLIKASRQPLTGTVAAVSVGIVDGVPLLDLCYEEDVRAETDMNVVCTGDGRFVEVQGTAEGEPFARDELNGLLDLAVAGCGRLTELQREALAAATRG; encoded by the coding sequence ATGTCTCGCATCGACGGCCGCACCCCGGACCAGCTACGCGACGTGACCATCCAGCGCGGATGGAGCAAGCACGCCGAGGGCTCGGTCCTCATCTCCTTCGGCGACACCCGCGTCCTGTGCACCGCCAGCGTCACCGAGGGCGTCCCGCGCTGGCGCAAGGGCAGCGGTGAGGGCTGGGTCACCGCCGAGTACGCGATGCTCCCGCGCGCCACCAACACCCGCGGCGACCGCGAGTCCGTCCGCGGCAAGATCGGTGGCAGGACGCACGAGATCTCCCGCCTCATCGGCCGCTCGCTGCGCGCCGTCATCGACTACAAGGCGCTCGGCGAGAACACCGTCGTGCTGGACTGCGACGTCCTCCAGGCCGACGGCGGCACCCGCACCGCCGCCATCACCGGCGCCTACGTCGCCCTCGCCGACGCCGTCTCCTGGGCCCGCGAGAAGAAGCTGATCAAGGCCAGCCGGCAGCCGCTGACCGGCACCGTCGCCGCCGTCAGCGTCGGCATCGTCGACGGCGTCCCGCTCCTCGACCTCTGCTACGAGGAGGACGTCCGCGCCGAGACCGACATGAACGTCGTCTGCACCGGCGACGGCCGCTTCGTCGAGGTCCAGGGCACCGCCGAGGGCGAGCCCTTCGCCCGCGACGAGCTCAACGGCCTCCTCGACCTGGCGGTGGCCGGCTGCGGCCGCCTGACCGAGCTCCAGCGCGAAGCCCTGGCCGCGGCCACCCGAGGCTGA
- a CDS encoding PTS glucose/sucrose transporter subunit IIB, with protein sequence MKTARRCRRRAGTTGVAMASKAEKIVAGLGGIDNIEEIEGCITRLRTEVADASLVNEAALKAAGAHGVVKMGTAIQVVIGTDADPIAAEIEDMM encoded by the coding sequence ATGAAAACCGCTCGTCGGTGTCGCCGAAGGGCCGGAACAACAGGAGTGGCCATGGCCAGCAAGGCAGAGAAGATCGTCGCCGGGCTCGGCGGTATCGACAACATCGAGGAGATCGAGGGCTGCATCACCCGCCTCCGCACCGAGGTCGCCGACGCGTCGCTGGTCAACGAGGCCGCTCTGAAGGCCGCCGGCGCCCATGGCGTGGTGAAGATGGGCACTGCCATCCAGGTCGTCATCGGCACCGACGCGGACCCGATAGCCGCCGAGATCGAGGACATGATGTGA
- a CDS encoding PTS transporter subunit EIIC, with the protein MGRSLQLPIAVLPAAGILNRLGQPDVFGAEGLGWNDVAKVFVGAGGALLDPSLGLPLLFCVGVAIGMAKKADGSTALAAVAGFLVYHNVLAQFPGDDGEPQNPGVFGGIVLGLLTARVWQRYHRTRLVDWLGFFNGRRLVPILMSFAGVVFAVVCLWIWPPVGGGLTHFSDSLTRLGSWGSGLFGVANRALLVVGLHQFLNTFVWFQYGSWTAPDGQTYQGDVNRFLHGDPSAGIFTSGFFPIMMFALPAAALAIAHCARPARRKEVGGMMLSVGLTSLVTGITEPIEYAFLFVAPALYVIHALLTGVSMAVTWGLGVHDGFSFSAGLIDYVINWGLATKPWMIIPIGACFAVAYYAVFRFVITKFDLPTPGREPDAEALEEENTRR; encoded by the coding sequence ATGGGGCGCAGCCTGCAACTGCCGATCGCGGTGCTGCCCGCCGCGGGCATCCTCAACCGGCTCGGCCAGCCTGACGTCTTCGGCGCCGAGGGGCTGGGCTGGAACGACGTGGCCAAGGTCTTCGTCGGCGCGGGCGGCGCGCTGCTGGACCCCTCGCTGGGGCTGCCGCTGCTGTTCTGCGTGGGCGTGGCGATCGGGATGGCGAAGAAGGCCGACGGGTCCACGGCGCTGGCGGCGGTGGCCGGCTTTCTCGTCTACCACAACGTGCTGGCCCAGTTCCCGGGCGACGACGGCGAGCCGCAGAACCCCGGGGTCTTCGGCGGCATCGTGTTGGGCCTGCTCACCGCCCGGGTCTGGCAGCGCTACCACCGCACCAGGCTGGTGGACTGGCTCGGCTTCTTCAACGGCCGCCGGCTGGTCCCGATCCTGATGTCGTTCGCCGGCGTGGTCTTCGCGGTGGTCTGCCTGTGGATCTGGCCGCCGGTCGGAGGCGGGCTGACACACTTCAGCGACTCGCTGACCCGGCTCGGCTCCTGGGGCTCGGGGCTGTTCGGCGTCGCCAACCGGGCGCTGCTGGTGGTCGGGCTCCACCAGTTCCTCAACACCTTCGTCTGGTTCCAGTACGGAAGCTGGACGGCCCCCGACGGGCAGACGTACCAGGGCGACGTCAACCGCTTCCTGCACGGCGACCCGAGCGCCGGCATCTTCACCTCCGGCTTCTTCCCGATCATGATGTTCGCGCTGCCCGCCGCCGCGCTGGCCATCGCGCACTGCGCCCGGCCGGCCCGCCGCAAGGAGGTCGGCGGAATGATGCTCTCGGTCGGGCTGACCTCGCTGGTCACCGGCATCACCGAGCCCATCGAGTACGCCTTCCTCTTCGTCGCCCCGGCGCTGTACGTCATCCACGCGCTGCTCACCGGGGTCTCGATGGCGGTCACCTGGGGACTGGGGGTGCACGACGGTTTCAGCTTCTCGGCGGGACTCATCGACTACGTCATCAACTGGGGGCTGGCCACCAAACCCTGGATGATCATTCCGATCGGCGCATGTTTCGCCGTCGCCTATTACGCGGTCTTCCGCTTTGTGATCACGAAATTCGATCTCCCCACCCCGGGCCGGGAGCCCGACGCCGAGGCGCTGGAAGAGGAGAACACCCGGCGCTGA
- a CDS encoding ATP-binding cassette domain-containing protein, with the protein MSGRDGFIELDGVEKVFVVRRRKGLLRRERREVRAVDGISFRVPRGEMVGYIGPNGAGKSTTIKMLTGILVPSGGRLRVAGVDPSRDRSRLAHRIGVVFGQRTTLWWDLPLRDSYALVRRMYRIPDRRYRENLERCVELLDLAELLEVPVRQLSLGQRMRGDIAAALLHDPEVLYLDEPTIGLDVISKAKVREFLREVNTERGTTVLLTTHDLTDIEQLCRRVMVIDHGRLMYDGGLDGLHAVGESERTLVVDLERELPPIDVPGARTVRVEGPRQWLAFPATGSAAPIVAAVADGYPLVDLSVREPDIEAVIARMYAGPR; encoded by the coding sequence ATGTCCGGGCGGGACGGGTTCATCGAACTGGACGGAGTGGAGAAGGTCTTCGTGGTGCGCCGCAGGAAGGGCCTGCTACGGCGCGAGCGACGCGAGGTGCGGGCCGTGGACGGCATCAGCTTCCGGGTGCCGCGTGGCGAGATGGTGGGCTACATCGGCCCCAACGGCGCGGGGAAGTCGACGACCATCAAGATGCTCACCGGCATCCTGGTGCCCAGCGGCGGCCGGCTGCGGGTCGCCGGGGTCGACCCCTCACGCGACCGCTCCCGGCTGGCGCACCGCATCGGCGTGGTCTTCGGGCAGCGCACCACGCTGTGGTGGGACCTGCCGCTGCGCGACTCGTACGCGCTGGTGCGGCGGATGTACCGGATCCCGGACCGCCGCTACCGGGAGAACCTGGAGCGGTGCGTGGAACTGCTGGACCTGGCGGAGCTGTTGGAGGTGCCGGTGCGGCAGCTCTCGCTGGGGCAGCGGATGCGCGGGGACATCGCGGCCGCCCTGCTGCACGACCCCGAGGTGCTCTACCTCGACGAGCCCACCATCGGTCTCGACGTCATCAGCAAGGCGAAGGTGCGGGAGTTCCTGCGGGAGGTGAACACCGAGCGCGGCACGACCGTCCTGCTCACCACCCACGATCTGACCGACATCGAGCAGTTGTGCCGGCGGGTGATGGTCATCGACCACGGCCGGCTGATGTACGACGGCGGGCTCGACGGGCTGCACGCGGTGGGCGAGAGCGAGCGCACGCTGGTGGTCGACCTGGAGCGGGAGCTGCCGCCGATCGACGTGCCGGGCGCCCGCACGGTCCGGGTCGAAGGCCCGCGCCAGTGGCTGGCCTTCCCGGCGACCGGCAGCGCCGCCCCGATCGTCGCGGCGGTCGCGGACGGCTATCCGCTGGTCGACCTGTCGGTGCGCGAGCCCGACATCGAGGCTGTGATCGCTCGGATGTACGCCGGTCCTCGCTAG